Proteins found in one Serinicoccus marinus DSM 15273 genomic segment:
- a CDS encoding PadR family transcriptional regulator, giving the protein MNDEPRWPAPWVRAALELAILGSLAPGPVHGYAVAQALQERGFGRLRGGSLYPALARLQESGAIEATWVEGAAGPGRKDYRLTVEGRVRLDEGLAAWRELTDTLDTDDER; this is encoded by the coding sequence ATGAACGACGAGCCCAGGTGGCCGGCCCCGTGGGTCCGGGCTGCGCTGGAGCTGGCGATCCTGGGCAGTCTGGCCCCCGGCCCCGTCCATGGATATGCCGTGGCCCAAGCCCTGCAGGAGCGGGGCTTCGGGCGGTTGCGCGGGGGCTCTCTCTACCCGGCGCTCGCCCGGCTCCAGGAGTCCGGGGCGATCGAGGCGACGTGGGTAGAGGGTGCGGCCGGGCCGGGCCGGAAGGACTACCGCCTGACCGTCGAGGGCCGGGTGCGGCTCGACGAGGGGCTCGCCGCCTGGCGTGAGCTCACGGACACCCTGGACACGGACGACGAGAGGTGA
- a CDS encoding enolase C-terminal domain-like protein: MVTDQVRDGRPVVGFGFNSNGRYGQGSLMRERLVPLATGENLVSHLDALNLARYGGLDPQRDYLQFDCALSYGLVEYLRTLEALAPLGWEPRRFIPHGGHQMSLNIAAGLGLGGDESYPDLFQPFGGFPDGVTVDEGYITMPELPGIGCEGKADLAQVCAELAG, encoded by the coding sequence GTGGTCACCGACCAGGTGCGCGACGGTCGGCCGGTCGTGGGCTTCGGCTTCAACAGCAACGGCCGCTACGGCCAGGGCTCCCTCATGCGGGAGCGCCTCGTGCCGCTGGCCACCGGGGAGAACCTCGTCTCCCACCTCGACGCGCTGAACCTCGCCCGCTACGGCGGCCTCGACCCGCAGCGGGACTACCTGCAGTTCGACTGCGCGCTCAGCTACGGGCTCGTGGAGTACCTCCGGACCCTGGAGGCCCTGGCGCCGCTGGGCTGGGAGCCGCGGCGCTTCATCCCCCACGGCGGGCACCAGATGTCCCTCAACATCGCGGCGGGCCTCGGGCTCGGGGGCGACGAGTCCTACCCCGACCTGTTCCAGCCCTTCGGTGGCTTCCCCGACGGCGTCACCGTGGACGAGGGCTACATCACCATGCCCGAGCTGCCCGGCATCGGCTGCGAGGGCAAGGCCGACCTGGCGCAGGTGTGCGCGGAGCTGGCCGGCTAA
- a CDS encoding AAA family ATPase: MGEQLAVAVTGAPGAGKTSTGQELARVLGAALLDLDTVTNPLVDLLVASLGGQGYDDPQVAPQVRRARYACLVGAAQDCLRAGTPVVLVAPFTAERADPQAWAGLARTLTAAGGEPWLAWLEISAGRLGERLRERGAPRDHAKLADLDGYLAGVDLAPPSAPHLAVDATLSPREQARALHRRLVPAPR, translated from the coding sequence GTGGGAGAGCAGCTGGCAGTTGCGGTCACCGGGGCACCCGGCGCAGGGAAGACCTCGACCGGTCAGGAGCTGGCCCGGGTGCTCGGCGCGGCGCTGCTGGACCTCGACACGGTCACGAACCCGCTCGTCGACCTGCTCGTGGCCTCGCTCGGGGGCCAGGGGTATGACGACCCGCAGGTCGCGCCGCAGGTGCGCCGGGCGAGGTACGCCTGCCTGGTGGGCGCGGCCCAGGACTGCCTGCGCGCCGGCACGCCGGTGGTGCTCGTGGCGCCGTTCACGGCCGAGCGGGCGGACCCGCAGGCGTGGGCCGGGCTGGCCCGGACGCTGACCGCGGCCGGGGGTGAGCCGTGGCTGGCCTGGCTGGAGATCTCCGCCGGTCGGCTCGGGGAACGGCTACGGGAGCGGGGGGCACCGCGGGACCACGCCAAGCTGGCGGACCTCGACGGCTACCTCGCCGGGGTGGACCTCGCCCCGCCGAGCGCGCCGCACCTCGCGGTGGACGCCACGCTATCCCCGCGGGAGCAGGCGCGGGCCTTGCACCGTCGGCTGGTGCCGGCGCCGCGCTGA
- a CDS encoding tartrate dehydrogenase — protein sequence MSPIVEESAQQVRVAVIPGDGIGTEVMEPTLEILETVGERHGLAFTWQHHDWSCEHYTRTGRMMPEDGLDQLAEVDQILLGAVGFPGVPDHVSLWGLLIPIRRAFKQYVNLRPVRLMPGIECPLRLPEGADIDFLVVRENNEGEYSEVGGRMYRGTPDEVAVQESVFTRRGVERAARYALQLAADRSGSLASATKSNGIVHTMPFWDEVVHACAEDFPGVQVRDYHIDALSALFVLDPGRFDVVVASNLFGDILTDLGAAIIGSIGIAPSANLNPEREHPSMFEPVHGSAPDIAGQGIANPLGQIWAASMMLDHLGHPQAAAEVVAAVEASLAVGIRTPDLGGSATTTQVADAVREQLRGGTGA from the coding sequence ATGAGTCCGATCGTCGAGGAGTCCGCACAGCAGGTCAGGGTCGCCGTCATCCCCGGCGACGGGATCGGCACGGAGGTGATGGAGCCGACGCTGGAGATCCTGGAGACCGTCGGCGAGCGGCACGGGCTGGCCTTCACCTGGCAGCACCACGACTGGAGCTGCGAGCACTACACCCGGACGGGGCGGATGATGCCCGAGGACGGCCTGGACCAGCTGGCCGAGGTCGACCAGATCCTGCTCGGGGCGGTCGGCTTCCCCGGGGTGCCGGACCACGTGTCGCTCTGGGGCCTGCTCATCCCGATCAGGCGCGCCTTCAAGCAGTACGTCAACCTGCGGCCGGTGCGGCTCATGCCCGGGATCGAGTGCCCGTTGCGGCTGCCGGAGGGCGCCGACATCGACTTCCTCGTCGTCCGAGAGAACAACGAGGGGGAGTACTCCGAGGTCGGCGGGCGCATGTATCGCGGCACCCCTGACGAGGTGGCCGTCCAGGAGTCGGTCTTCACCCGGCGCGGCGTCGAGCGGGCCGCCCGGTATGCCCTGCAGCTCGCCGCGGACCGGTCCGGCTCGCTGGCCTCGGCGACCAAGTCCAACGGGATCGTGCACACGATGCCGTTCTGGGACGAGGTGGTCCACGCCTGCGCCGAGGACTTCCCGGGCGTGCAGGTGCGGGACTACCACATCGACGCGCTCTCGGCGCTCTTCGTGCTCGACCCCGGCCGCTTCGACGTCGTCGTCGCCTCCAACCTCTTCGGCGACATCCTCACCGACCTCGGCGCCGCGATCATCGGCAGCATCGGGATCGCCCCGTCGGCCAACCTCAACCCGGAGCGGGAGCACCCCTCCATGTTCGAGCCGGTGCACGGGTCGGCCCCGGACATCGCCGGTCAGGGGATCGCCAACCCGCTCGGGCAGATCTGGGCCGCGTCGATGATGCTCGACCACCTGGGCCACCCGCAGGCGGCGGCCGAGGTCGTGGCCGCGGTGGAGGCCAGCCTGGCCGTGGGCATACGCACGCCCGACCTCGGAGGTTCGGCGACCACGACCCAGGTGGCGGACGCCGTGCGCGAGCAGCTGCGTGGCGGGACGGGCGCGTGA